The Nitratidesulfovibrio sp. SRB-5 genome includes a window with the following:
- a CDS encoding methyl-accepting chemotaxis protein, protein MFRNFSIGARVIALLVFMVLFVTGVVGAFVATIDTVKDHGVTETQQVMLEEEKAKLQVATHSVALALGQLLADVPADAGEAARIEMVRKAIDTIRFEKDQSGYYFVYQGTTNVALPPNKSVQGKDLSENKDKNGVYFVRELAQRAASGGGFVEYIFPKPGKGDQPKLAYAEMIPGTRFWIGTGVYIDNIDEAKAAINANLEGLASKALTWQLSVMAAILLLVVIPVCIMLIASIVRPLREATAAAQAVAEGNLEVRIEARGRDEVSALQAALNTMVTTLKNNIADITEKQREAGRQADAARASAQQAEEAMAKAAVATKEGILTAAERLDGVVRAIDHAADDISRRSEEISRGTDTQMARINETATAMEEMNATVLEVARNAGRAADQTEASRTKADEGSGMVGQTVKAMQDLKGLASNLKDNMHRLGQQSEAIGHVMNVINDIADQTNLLALNAAIEAARAGDAGRGFAVVADEVRKLAEKTMGATKEVGDSIKAIQDLARTNVTGMDDAVNAIDGAARLSGSSGELLQEIVTMAHDAAGQVQAIATAAEEQSAASEEITRSVEEIDRIARENGTLVNATNTDLRNLADQAAELRRLIEGMKKEAA, encoded by the coding sequence ATGTTCAGAAATTTCTCCATCGGCGCGCGCGTCATCGCGCTGCTCGTCTTCATGGTGCTGTTCGTCACCGGTGTTGTGGGCGCCTTCGTGGCCACCATAGACACGGTGAAGGACCACGGCGTCACCGAAACCCAGCAGGTGATGCTGGAAGAGGAAAAGGCCAAGTTGCAGGTGGCCACCCACTCCGTGGCCCTGGCCCTGGGACAGTTGCTGGCAGACGTGCCTGCTGATGCGGGCGAGGCCGCGCGCATCGAAATGGTGCGCAAGGCCATCGACACCATCCGCTTCGAAAAGGACCAGTCCGGATACTATTTCGTCTACCAGGGCACCACCAACGTGGCCCTGCCCCCCAACAAGAGCGTGCAGGGCAAGGACCTGTCCGAGAACAAGGACAAGAACGGGGTCTACTTCGTGCGTGAACTGGCGCAGCGCGCTGCGTCTGGCGGGGGGTTCGTCGAGTACATCTTCCCCAAGCCGGGCAAGGGCGACCAGCCCAAGCTGGCCTATGCCGAAATGATTCCCGGCACCAGGTTCTGGATCGGCACCGGGGTGTACATCGACAACATCGACGAGGCCAAGGCCGCCATCAATGCCAACCTCGAAGGGCTGGCCAGCAAGGCCCTGACCTGGCAGCTTTCGGTCATGGCGGCGATCCTGCTTCTGGTCGTCATACCCGTGTGTATCATGCTCATCGCGTCCATCGTGCGTCCGTTGCGTGAAGCCACGGCGGCGGCCCAGGCCGTGGCCGAAGGCAACCTGGAGGTGCGCATAGAGGCCAGGGGCCGGGACGAGGTTTCCGCCTTGCAGGCCGCGCTGAACACCATGGTCACCACGCTCAAGAACAACATCGCGGACATCACCGAAAAGCAGCGCGAGGCGGGCCGCCAGGCCGACGCCGCGCGCGCCTCCGCCCAGCAGGCCGAAGAAGCCATGGCCAAGGCCGCCGTGGCCACCAAGGAAGGCATCCTTACCGCCGCCGAACGGCTGGACGGCGTGGTGCGCGCCATCGACCACGCGGCGGACGACATCTCGCGCCGGTCCGAGGAAATAAGCCGGGGCACCGACACCCAGATGGCCCGCATCAACGAAACGGCCACGGCCATGGAAGAAATGAACGCCACCGTGCTGGAAGTGGCGCGCAACGCGGGCCGGGCGGCGGACCAGACCGAGGCATCGCGCACCAAGGCCGACGAAGGTTCGGGCATGGTCGGTCAGACCGTGAAGGCCATGCAGGACCTGAAGGGGCTGGCCAGCAACCTCAAGGACAACATGCACCGCCTGGGCCAGCAGTCCGAGGCCATCGGCCACGTGATGAACGTGATCAACGACATCGCCGACCAGACCAACCTGCTGGCGCTGAACGCCGCCATCGAGGCGGCGCGCGCCGGTGACGCCGGGCGCGGATTCGCCGTGGTGGCCGACGAGGTGCGCAAGCTGGCCGAAAAGACCATGGGCGCCACCAAGGAAGTGGGCGATTCCATCAAGGCCATTCAGGACCTGGCCCGCACCAACGTCACGGGCATGGACGACGCGGTCAACGCCATCGACGGCGCGGCGCGCCTTTCCGGCAGTTCCGGCGAGTTGTTGCAGGAAATCGTGACCATGGCCCACGACGCCGCCGGGCAGGTGCAGGCCATCGCCACGGCTGCGGAGGAACAGTCCGCCGCCAGCGAAGAGATCACCCGCTCGGTGGAGGAAATCGACCGCATTGCCCGCGAAAACGGCACGCTGGTCAACGCCACCAATACCGACCTGCGCAACCTTGCCGACCAGGCCGCCGAACTGCGCCGCCTGATCGAGGGCATGAAGAAGGAAGCCGCGTAG
- a CDS encoding helicase-related protein — protein MVLSLEYIEKALICKSDLEEKFLLDALQCVYHEIQSKGNSSVVTSIICRISALKYKSELVVNLLRECIVASRIFIYSDMLGGVDGAWGSIFSDVAQDCYSRPSGIVLTLYQKKILSEYKKHKRIVVSAPTSFGKSTIVPELIDESDKNVCIVVPTLSLLSEYVSRFIQDSRFRRYNIVYTSSQGLGRRNIFIVTPERMDIILDQHPDLGVDFFVMDEVYKISNSDDRSLIFANCLYRLANRVSRFYLIGPYYDEFSVNFLKRFNAHFLRFDVEVVAKNKLDISDVSRGNIYDVKGVKVKKTADKYKNLSRLVAALEGQTLVYVAKTHTAEVAAKHISSNLVESATCEGLIDFVSSTIGREWSLGEYLKRKVAFHHALMPKYVQREIVYNFNVGAIDTLVCTSTLIEGVNTSAQNVVVFDNMKGIAPLTGFDVKNIEGRSGRLGRHFVGENYFLVETPSKANVGNVDFVFLDSNELDDEVNLLVSDGDLTDVMKKRREHILHECRENGVSLSLLRSNKYIKVDKQLALVRYFRDNPDVMREMHFSGTLPVKETLKIWLRLAYEYLMSDSQKHEKDLPQNIVINKAIYYVYKNPTIYEFVNGWSEGSFDARVRKTFKLVTRIFEFALPKSLFALENIYNYMNGSQIDTSHVVSLLEHGLGKKHEVLLKEAGIPPNIIKKISKFFDETYSIRDIQAAIDSADLSRLTEYEKKILQRTLLGENR, from the coding sequence ATGGTGTTGTCACTTGAATATATTGAAAAAGCATTGATATGTAAAAGTGATTTAGAAGAAAAATTTCTTCTTGATGCTTTGCAATGTGTGTATCATGAGATACAGAGTAAGGGAAATTCTTCTGTGGTTACGTCAATAATCTGTCGTATATCTGCATTGAAGTATAAAAGTGAACTTGTCGTAAATTTGTTGAGAGAGTGCATTGTTGCTTCAAGGATTTTTATATACAGTGATATGCTTGGTGGTGTTGACGGTGCGTGGGGTAGTATTTTTTCAGATGTTGCGCAAGATTGTTATTCGCGTCCGAGCGGTATTGTGTTAACATTGTACCAGAAGAAGATATTGTCAGAATATAAAAAACACAAAAGAATAGTTGTTAGTGCTCCAACCTCGTTTGGAAAAAGCACAATAGTCCCTGAATTGATTGACGAGAGTGATAAAAATGTTTGTATAGTTGTTCCAACGTTGTCCTTACTTTCAGAGTATGTTTCTAGATTTATTCAGGATTCACGATTTCGTAGATATAATATTGTTTACACATCATCTCAGGGGTTGGGTCGGCGCAACATTTTTATTGTAACGCCAGAACGTATGGATATTATTTTGGATCAACATCCAGATTTGGGAGTTGATTTTTTTGTAATGGATGAGGTGTATAAAATATCTAACAGTGATGATCGTTCTTTGATATTTGCAAATTGCCTTTATCGTCTGGCTAATAGGGTCTCTAGATTTTATCTCATTGGGCCATACTATGACGAGTTCAGCGTCAACTTTTTAAAGCGATTTAACGCGCACTTTTTGCGATTTGATGTTGAGGTCGTTGCTAAAAACAAATTAGATATTTCTGATGTTTCCCGTGGGAATATTTATGATGTAAAAGGAGTGAAGGTTAAAAAAACTGCGGACAAATATAAAAATCTTAGCAGACTAGTTGCGGCGTTAGAAGGTCAAACACTGGTGTATGTTGCTAAGACGCATACTGCAGAAGTGGCAGCAAAGCATATTTCATCTAACCTTGTCGAGAGCGCTACTTGTGAAGGGCTGATTGATTTTGTTTCGTCGACGATAGGTCGAGAGTGGTCGCTTGGTGAGTATTTAAAAAGAAAAGTAGCTTTTCATCATGCATTGATGCCTAAGTATGTTCAGCGCGAGATAGTTTATAATTTCAATGTTGGAGCGATTGACACTTTGGTTTGTACTTCAACACTTATTGAAGGGGTTAATACCTCCGCTCAAAATGTTGTAGTTTTTGATAATATGAAAGGTATTGCACCGTTAACGGGTTTTGACGTTAAAAATATTGAAGGTAGATCCGGAAGGCTCGGGAGACATTTCGTTGGCGAAAATTACTTCCTAGTTGAAACACCATCCAAAGCAAATGTTGGAAATGTAGATTTTGTTTTTCTTGATTCAAACGAGCTCGATGATGAAGTGAATTTGCTTGTCAGTGACGGCGATTTGACAGATGTAATGAAGAAGCGACGAGAGCATATTTTGCATGAGTGTCGTGAAAATGGTGTGAGCTTATCTCTATTGCGAAGCAATAAGTACATAAAGGTTGATAAGCAGTTGGCGCTCGTTAGGTACTTTCGGGACAACCCGGATGTTATGCGCGAAATGCATTTTAGTGGTACGCTTCCAGTTAAAGAGACGTTGAAGATTTGGTTGAGGCTTGCGTATGAGTATTTGATGAGCGATTCTCAAAAGCATGAAAAAGATTTGCCTCAAAATATTGTTATAAACAAGGCTATCTATTATGTTTATAAAAATCCAACGATATATGAGTTTGTAAATGGGTGGAGTGAGGGAAGTTTTGATGCAAGGGTCCGTAAGACATTTAAATTGGTGACACGTATATTTGAATTCGCTTTGCCAAAGTCTTTATTCGCACTGGAAAATATATACAATTACATGAATGGTTCGCAAATAGACACTTCGCATGTTGTCTCATTGCTTGAGCATGGGCTGGGAAAAAAACATGAGGTGCTTTTGAAAGAGGCAGGAATTCCGCCAAATATAATTAAAAAAATTTCAAAATTTTTCGATGAGACATATTCAATACGAGACATACAGGCGGCTATAGACAGTGCAGACCTTAGCCGTTTGACGGAGTATGAAAAAAAAATACTACAAAGAACGTTGCTTGGGGAAAACCGTTAA
- a CDS encoding rhodanese-like domain-containing protein, whose amino-acid sequence MSPSPRVPIESVSPQALRDFMAARPEGSYVLVDVRQPEEYRQEHIPGARLVPVGELARLLATLDPAQDHVFYCRSGGRSAAAAVMAAESGRFAAPSLGMGGTGATAGGRILNLTGGMNAWSAGPGQAVANSPRIQVFAGVRSMVELLRRALDMEKAAHLLYTRVRAAGPKPAVCALMDRLIGVELAHAKVVYHHLAQRWDADAHADATRGPLPPFDALFEALEGRVLEGGMAVADLEPWLRDAASGDCLDIAELALEVEMNAYDLYRTLADEARRGSGLGGLAERAFLDLATQEKTHARMIIDQIATFSTDGEDR is encoded by the coding sequence ATGAGCCCATCGCCCCGCGTCCCCATCGAGTCCGTTTCCCCGCAGGCCCTGCGAGACTTCATGGCCGCCCGGCCAGAGGGCAGCTACGTGCTGGTGGACGTGCGCCAGCCCGAGGAATACCGGCAGGAGCACATCCCCGGCGCCCGGCTGGTGCCCGTGGGCGAACTGGCCCGCCTGCTGGCCACGCTGGACCCGGCGCAGGACCACGTCTTCTACTGCCGCAGCGGTGGCCGGTCTGCGGCGGCGGCAGTGATGGCGGCGGAAAGCGGCAGGTTCGCCGCGCCGTCATTGGGAATGGGTGGCACGGGCGCCACGGCGGGGGGGCGCATCCTGAACCTGACGGGCGGCATGAATGCCTGGTCCGCCGGGCCCGGACAGGCCGTGGCCAACAGCCCGCGCATCCAGGTGTTTGCCGGGGTGCGCAGCATGGTGGAACTGCTGCGCCGCGCGCTGGACATGGAAAAGGCCGCCCACCTGCTGTACACCCGCGTGCGCGCCGCCGGGCCGAAACCCGCCGTGTGCGCGCTGATGGACCGGCTGATCGGCGTGGAACTGGCCCACGCCAAGGTGGTCTACCACCATCTTGCGCAGCGCTGGGACGCCGACGCCCACGCCGACGCCACGCGCGGCCCGCTGCCCCCCTTCGACGCACTGTTCGAGGCGCTGGAAGGCCGCGTGCTGGAAGGCGGCATGGCCGTGGCCGATCTGGAGCCGTGGCTGCGCGATGCCGCCAGCGGCGACTGCCTGGACATCGCGGAACTGGCGCTGGAAGTGGAAATGAACGCCTACGACCTGTACCGCACCCTTGCCGACGAGGCGCGGCGCGGCAGCGGGCTGGGCGGCCTTGCGGAACGGGCCTTCCTGGACCTTGCCACGCAGGAAAAGACCCACGCCCGTATGATAATCGACCAGATCGCCACCTTTTCCACGGACGGGGAGGACCGGTGA
- the ldhH gene encoding L-lactate dehydrogenase (quinone) large subunit LdhH encodes MQTAKTLKEYRKELRESLDNEFLREAMDKFATAYPVSRANAFRGLDEKAMIAEVADAKDAAAKNMDSLYAQFKAEAEKRGVKVHMAKDAAEANEIIARIAKNSNCKKIVKSKSMTAEETLLNHRLEEDGLEVIETDLGEWIIQLRHEGPTHMVMPAIHLSRYQVADLFSEVTKQKQEVDIQRLVKVARRELRQHFATADMGISGANFAIAESGTIGLVTNEGNARLVTTLPRVHVALCGLDKLTPSLNDALKSLRVLPRNATGQAITSYVTWITGANECKAAADEKKEMHIVFLDNGRRALAQDPLFSQVMRCVRCGACANVCPVYRLVGGHKMGHIYIGAIGLILTYFFHGKDKARNLVQNCINCESCKSICAGGIDLPRLIKEIRARLSEEDGAPVEATLLGKVLKNRKLFHTLLRFGKFAQKPVTGGTPYLRHLPQMFMKDHGFRALPAIADKAFRDEWETIRPRVSNAKLRVALFSGCVQDFVYPEQMKAAVKVLASRGVEMDFPMDQSCCGLPVQMMAERQATIDVARQNVMAFDAAKYDYILTLCASCASHLKEGYPNILAGQTDMTGKVKLFASKVIDFSSFVHDVLGMTADDFKGKGEKVAYHSSCHLCRGLGVVEQPRALIASSGSEYCPAQEEAVCCGFGGTFSMKFPELSKELLDKKLNNAEATGATRMVADCPGCIMQIRGGAEKRGSRMKVGHIAELLAENLK; translated from the coding sequence ATGCAAACCGCCAAGACCCTGAAAGAATACCGCAAGGAACTGCGCGAATCCCTCGACAACGAGTTTCTGCGCGAGGCCATGGACAAGTTCGCCACGGCCTACCCCGTCAGCCGCGCCAACGCCTTCCGCGGGCTGGACGAAAAGGCCATGATCGCCGAAGTGGCCGACGCCAAGGACGCCGCAGCGAAGAACATGGACTCCCTGTACGCCCAGTTCAAGGCAGAAGCCGAGAAGCGCGGCGTCAAGGTGCACATGGCGAAAGACGCCGCCGAGGCCAACGAGATCATCGCGCGCATCGCCAAGAACTCGAACTGCAAGAAGATCGTCAAGTCCAAGTCCATGACGGCGGAAGAAACGCTGCTCAACCACCGCCTGGAGGAAGACGGCCTTGAAGTGATCGAGACCGACCTTGGCGAATGGATCATCCAGCTGCGCCACGAAGGGCCGACCCACATGGTCATGCCCGCCATCCACCTTTCGCGCTACCAGGTGGCCGACCTCTTCTCCGAGGTGACCAAGCAGAAGCAGGAAGTGGACATCCAGCGCCTGGTGAAGGTGGCCCGCCGCGAACTGCGCCAGCACTTCGCCACCGCCGACATGGGCATCTCTGGCGCCAACTTCGCCATCGCGGAATCGGGCACCATCGGCCTGGTCACCAACGAAGGCAACGCGCGCCTCGTCACCACGCTGCCCCGCGTGCACGTGGCCCTGTGCGGCCTGGACAAGCTGACCCCCAGCCTGAACGACGCCCTGAAGTCGCTGCGCGTGCTGCCCCGCAACGCCACCGGCCAGGCCATCACCTCGTACGTCACCTGGATCACCGGTGCCAACGAGTGCAAGGCTGCCGCCGACGAGAAGAAGGAAATGCACATCGTGTTCCTGGACAACGGCCGCCGCGCCCTGGCCCAGGACCCGCTGTTCTCGCAGGTGATGCGCTGCGTGCGCTGCGGCGCGTGCGCCAACGTGTGCCCGGTGTACCGCCTGGTGGGCGGCCACAAGATGGGCCACATCTACATCGGCGCCATCGGCCTCATCCTCACCTACTTCTTCCACGGCAAGGACAAGGCCCGCAACCTGGTGCAGAACTGCATCAACTGCGAATCGTGCAAGAGCATCTGCGCGGGCGGCATCGACCTGCCCCGCCTGATCAAGGAAATCCGCGCCCGCCTCAGCGAAGAGGACGGCGCGCCCGTTGAAGCCACCCTGCTCGGCAAGGTGCTGAAGAACCGCAAGCTCTTCCACACCCTGCTGCGCTTCGGCAAGTTCGCCCAGAAGCCGGTCACCGGCGGCACCCCGTACCTGCGCCACCTGCCGCAGATGTTCATGAAGGACCACGGGTTCCGCGCGCTGCCCGCCATTGCGGACAAGGCCTTCCGCGACGAATGGGAAACCATCCGTCCCCGCGTCAGCAACGCCAAGCTGCGCGTGGCCCTGTTCTCCGGCTGCGTGCAGGACTTCGTCTACCCCGAGCAGATGAAGGCCGCCGTCAAGGTTCTGGCCTCGCGCGGGGTGGAGATGGACTTCCCCATGGACCAGAGCTGCTGCGGCCTGCCCGTGCAGATGATGGCCGAACGCCAGGCCACCATCGACGTGGCGCGCCAGAACGTCATGGCGTTCGACGCGGCCAAGTACGACTACATCCTTACCCTGTGCGCCTCGTGCGCCTCGCACCTGAAGGAAGGCTACCCCAACATCCTGGCGGGGCAGACCGACATGACGGGCAAGGTGAAGCTGTTCGCCTCCAAGGTCATCGACTTCAGCTCCTTCGTCCATGACGTGCTCGGCATGACCGCCGACGACTTCAAGGGCAAGGGCGAAAAGGTGGCCTACCACTCCTCGTGCCACCTGTGCCGTGGCCTTGGCGTGGTGGAACAGCCCCGCGCTCTCATCGCGTCTTCCGGCTCGGAATACTGCCCGGCCCAGGAAGAAGCGGTGTGCTGCGGCTTTGGCGGCACCTTCTCCATGAAGTTCCCGGAACTGTCCAAGGAACTGCTGGACAAGAAGCTGAACAACGCCGAAGCCACCGGCGCCACCCGCATGGTGGCCGACTGCCCCGGCTGCATCATGCAGATTCGCGGCGGCGCCGAAAAGCGCGGCAGCCGCATGAAGGTCGGCCACATTGCGGAACTTCTGGCAGAAAACCTGAAGTAA
- a CDS encoding acetamidase/formamidase family protein produces MANRTVFVNTFTNGILGPDVPMLGPVEDGGIIVANTAPGCWGPMLTPAIRGGHEVTQPVYVQGAEPGDSIAIRILSIQVTSRVTASGNDSMFADRCLGDPYVAGKCPQCGALYENTCVEGCGPDCIRCAACGAAAAPFAFTNGYTIAFNEQGTLGVTLNKAAAERVAGNAREYMCTPDNSIQNPVVALAPSDIPGVVSRMIPFVGQLGVMPTRQIPDSHNARDFGSFLVGAPHEYAITQEQLADVTDGHMDINRVRAGAVLITPVRVPGGGVYVGDMHAMQGDGEIAGHTADVAGVITMQVSVLKGVTCGGPIILPVYDDLPLLARPLSEDEKRQARQQADAWGVQLEESAPISFVGTGPTLNDATSCALDRAATFLGCTVPEVMNRATITGNIQIGRAPGTVTATFLAPVDTLREKGVYELIRTQYGL; encoded by the coding sequence GTGGCGAACAGGACAGTCTTCGTCAACACCTTCACCAACGGCATCCTCGGTCCGGATGTTCCCATGCTGGGCCCGGTGGAAGACGGCGGCATCATCGTCGCCAACACTGCGCCGGGCTGCTGGGGGCCCATGCTTACCCCCGCCATCCGGGGCGGGCACGAGGTGACGCAGCCGGTTTACGTGCAGGGCGCGGAACCGGGCGATTCCATCGCCATCCGCATCCTGTCCATCCAGGTCACCTCGCGGGTCACGGCGTCCGGCAACGACAGCATGTTCGCGGACCGCTGCCTGGGCGACCCCTACGTGGCGGGCAAATGTCCGCAGTGCGGCGCGCTGTACGAAAACACCTGCGTGGAAGGCTGCGGGCCGGACTGCATCCGCTGCGCGGCGTGCGGGGCAGCCGCAGCGCCCTTTGCCTTCACCAACGGCTACACCATCGCCTTCAACGAACAGGGCACGCTGGGCGTCACCCTGAACAAGGCCGCCGCCGAACGGGTGGCCGGCAATGCGCGCGAGTACATGTGCACGCCGGACAATTCCATCCAGAACCCGGTGGTGGCCCTGGCCCCCAGCGACATCCCCGGCGTGGTCAGCCGCATGATCCCCTTTGTGGGGCAGCTTGGCGTCATGCCCACCCGGCAGATTCCCGATTCGCACAACGCGCGCGACTTCGGCTCGTTCCTCGTGGGCGCGCCGCATGAATACGCCATCACGCAGGAACAGCTGGCCGACGTCACAGACGGCCACATGGACATCAACCGCGTGCGCGCCGGGGCCGTGCTGATCACGCCGGTGCGCGTGCCCGGCGGCGGGGTGTACGTGGGCGACATGCACGCCATGCAGGGCGACGGCGAAATCGCGGGGCACACCGCCGACGTGGCCGGGGTCATCACCATGCAGGTTTCGGTGCTGAAGGGCGTGACCTGCGGCGGTCCCATCATCCTGCCGGTATACGACGACCTGCCCCTGCTGGCCCGCCCCCTGAGCGAGGACGAAAAGCGCCAGGCCCGGCAGCAGGCAGACGCATGGGGCGTGCAACTGGAAGAATCCGCGCCCATCTCCTTCGTGGGCACCGGCCCCACCCTCAACGACGCCACCTCCTGCGCGCTGGACCGCGCGGCAACATTCCTGGGCTGCACCGTGCCGGAAGTGATGAACCGCGCCACCATCACCGGCAACATCCAGATTGGCCGCGCGCCCGGCACGGTTACCGCCACCTTCCTTGCGCCGGTGGACACGCTGCGTGAAAAGGGCGTGTACGAACTGATCCGCACCCAGTACGGCCTGTAG
- a CDS encoding radical SAM/SPASM domain-containing protein — MPTAAIAAPPAPRHDALLPYPRKLFVEVTSRCNLHCRMCVKHSSDIRAPEGDMTAETYAALLPAMPHLNGLVLNGVGEPLLHRDLETFIRLARQHMPPEGWVGFQTNGHLLTESRAHALLAAGLDRICLSIDAVSPELFSTCRAGGDVDHMERALANLATARAARPGAPLAVGVEFVVMRDNLNELPATLRWAAERGADFAIVSHVLPYAPGMSEQAVFGTNTEESMRFYREWQARAERDGIDIRRYFDVVWRFRFTEEETRITSFIREMTEAAREADVPLHLHNLLRDADAHVPEAEAVFDAARAVAREHGLHLRLPALHPRNLRHCPAVDEGGAFIAWDGKVAPCYFLWRDYHCHMYGMRKQVVGRFFGTVDPAQGQDIIDVWNGPEYRAFRDRVTAKGYPFCTNCNVYPCDDIETTTFETDCYGEPVPCGDCPWCLGLLQCMGQELGGGGGCVR; from the coding sequence ATGCCCACAGCCGCCATTGCCGCACCCCCGGCCCCCCGGCACGATGCCCTGCTGCCCTACCCCCGCAAGCTGTTCGTGGAGGTTACCTCGCGCTGCAACCTGCACTGCCGGATGTGCGTGAAGCATTCTTCCGACATCAGAGCGCCGGAAGGCGACATGACGGCGGAAACGTACGCCGCCCTGCTGCCTGCCATGCCGCACCTGAACGGCCTTGTGCTGAACGGCGTGGGCGAACCGCTGCTGCACCGCGACCTTGAAACGTTCATCCGCCTTGCCAGACAGCATATGCCGCCGGAAGGCTGGGTGGGTTTTCAGACCAACGGACACCTGCTGACGGAAAGCCGGGCGCACGCGCTGCTGGCCGCCGGGCTGGACAGGATATGCCTGTCCATCGACGCCGTTTCGCCGGAGCTGTTTTCCACCTGCCGGGCCGGGGGCGACGTGGACCACATGGAGCGGGCGCTGGCCAATCTGGCGACGGCGCGCGCGGCGCGGCCCGGTGCGCCGCTTGCTGTGGGCGTGGAATTCGTGGTGATGCGCGACAACCTGAACGAGCTGCCCGCCACCCTGCGCTGGGCCGCAGAGCGGGGCGCGGACTTCGCCATCGTCTCGCACGTGCTGCCCTATGCCCCGGGGATGTCCGAACAGGCCGTATTCGGCACGAACACGGAAGAATCGATGCGCTTCTACCGCGAATGGCAGGCGCGGGCCGAGCGGGATGGCATAGACATCCGCCGCTACTTCGACGTGGTGTGGCGGTTTCGCTTTACCGAGGAGGAAACGCGGATCACCAGCTTCATCCGCGAAATGACCGAGGCCGCGCGCGAGGCGGACGTGCCCCTTCACCTGCACAACCTGCTGCGCGATGCCGACGCCCACGTGCCCGAGGCGGAAGCGGTGTTCGACGCCGCACGAGCCGTGGCCCGCGAGCACGGCCTGCACCTGCGCCTGCCCGCCCTGCACCCCCGCAACCTGCGCCACTGCCCCGCCGTGGACGAAGGCGGGGCCTTCATTGCCTGGGACGGCAAGGTGGCCCCCTGCTACTTTCTGTGGCGCGATTACCACTGCCACATGTACGGCATGCGCAAGCAGGTGGTGGGGCGCTTTTTCGGCACTGTCGACCCCGCGCAGGGGCAGGACATCATCGACGTGTGGAACGGCCCCGAGTATCGGGCATTCCGCGACAGGGTGACGGCCAAGGGCTACCCGTTCTGCACCAACTGCAACGTGTACCCCTGCGACGACATAGAAACCACTACCTTCGAAACCGACTGCTACGGCGAACCCGTGCCGTGCGGCGACTGCCCGTGGTGTCTGGGGTTGTTGCAGTGCATGGGGCAGGAGTTGGGGGGAGGGGGGGGATGTGTCAGGTGA
- a CDS encoding DUF362 domain-containing protein, which produces MTHAFRPSDHSRPSRRSGHSGHSGHSGLPVPLPAPWRGDGADRPSGAADTPNGAPVQPAFIGAPASGHPDALAPDAAPPVPVALLRCPDYDPQRVGRVVAEALDACGWTPPRGQVLVKPNLLRAAPALSCTHPQVVRAACAWLLDSGCRITVADSPGFGTARGVAEAIGLTEALRPLGLSVVPLDDAVQVPLSFGGSIGVARCALQADGVLSVPRLKAHSQMRVTLAVKNLFGCVPGVRKAFVHTRHGDRDHRFEGALVEVAAALPPTAALLDAVDAMHVTGPGSGKPYHLGLVGASASGVALDAAVCGLLGLTPAQVPLWGELARRGAPGAHSGEIELVREGPGAFDVGRFEVPGVLKPMSFRPGTLLRSTVRRLWAAWRS; this is translated from the coding sequence GTGACCCACGCGTTCCGGCCTTCGGACCATTCCCGCCCGTCTCGCAGGTCAGGCCACTCCGGCCACTCCGGCCACTCCGGCCTGCCCGTGCCCCTGCCTGCCCCGTGGCGCGGGGATGGGGCGGACAGGCCTTCGGGCGCGGCGGACACGCCGAACGGCGCACCCGTGCAGCCCGCTTTCATCGGCGCGCCCGCTTCCGGCCATCCTGATGCCCTTGCGCCCGATGCCGCCCCGCCCGTTCCCGTGGCCCTGCTGCGCTGCCCGGACTACGACCCGCAACGCGTGGGGCGCGTGGTGGCAGAGGCGCTGGACGCCTGCGGCTGGACCCCGCCGCGCGGCCAGGTGCTGGTAAAGCCCAACCTGCTCCGCGCGGCCCCGGCGCTCAGCTGCACTCATCCGCAGGTGGTGCGCGCGGCCTGCGCATGGCTGCTGGACAGCGGATGCCGCATCACCGTGGCGGATTCGCCCGGCTTCGGCACGGCGCGCGGCGTGGCGGAGGCCATCGGCCTCACCGAGGCCCTGCGGCCCCTTGGCCTGTCGGTCGTGCCGCTGGACGATGCGGTGCAGGTGCCCCTGTCGTTCGGCGGGTCCATCGGCGTGGCCCGCTGCGCGTTGCAGGCGGACGGCGTGCTCAGCGTGCCGCGCCTGAAGGCGCACAGCCAGATGCGCGTCACTCTGGCGGTAAAGAACCTGTTCGGCTGCGTGCCCGGCGTGCGCAAGGCCTTCGTGCATACCCGCCACGGCGACCGCGACCACCGCTTCGAGGGCGCGCTGGTGGAGGTGGCGGCGGCGCTGCCGCCCACGGCGGCCCTGCTGGACGCGGTGGACGCCATGCACGTGACCGGGCCGGGTTCCGGCAAGCCGTATCATCTGGGGCTGGTGGGGGCCTCTGCGTCCGGTGTGGCGCTGGATGCGGCGGTCTGCGGACTGCTGGGCCTGACGCCCGCCCAGGTGCCCCTGTGGGGCGAACTGGCGCGGCGCGGTGCCCCCGGCGCGCACTCCGGTGAAATCGAACTGGTGCGCGAAGGCCCCGGGGCCTTCGATGTCGGCCGGTTCGAGGTGCCCGGCGTGCTCAAGCCCATGAGCTTCCGCCCCGGCACGCTGCTGCGCAGCACCGTGCGCCGCCTGTGGGCGGCCTGGCGGTCGTGA